A part of Camelus ferus isolate YT-003-E chromosome 6, BCGSAC_Cfer_1.0, whole genome shotgun sequence genomic DNA contains:
- the SORD gene encoding sorbitol dehydrogenase isoform X1, whose amino-acid sequence MAAAKAENLSVVVHGPGDLRLENYPIPEPGPNEVLLKMHSVGICGSDVHYWQHGRIGHFVVKKPMVLGHEASGTVVKVGSLVKHLQPGDRVAIEPGAPREPDEFCKIGRYNLSPTIFFCATPPDDGNLCRFYKHNANFCYKLPDNVTFEEGALIEPLSVGIHACRRAGVSLGNKIFVCGADVSHFLVYLGPIGLVSLLVAKAMGAAQVVVTDLSESRLLKAKEVGADFVLQISKESPQEIASKVEGLLGCKPDATIECTGVEASIQAGIYSTRSGGTLVLVGLGSEMTSVPLVHAATREVDIKGVFRYCNTWPIAISMLASKSVNVKPLVTHRFPLEKALEAFETSKKGLGLKVMLKCDPNDQNP is encoded by the exons gaGAACTATCCTATCCCTGAACCAGGCCCAAATG aGGTGCTGCTGAAGATGCATTCTGTTGGAATCTGTGGCTCAGATGTCCACTACTGGCAGCATGGTCGAATTGGACATTTTGTTGTGAAAAAGCCAATGGTGCTGGGACATGAAGCTTCAGGAACAGTCGTAAAAGTGGGATCATTGGTCAAGCACCTACAACCAG GTGACCGTGTTGCCATTGAGCCTGGTGCTCCCCGAGAACCTGATGAATTCTGCAAGATTGGCCGATACAATCTGTCGCCAACCATCTTCTTCTGTGCCACGCCCCCTGATGACGGGAACCTCTGTCGGTTCTACAAGCACAATGCCAACTTTTGCTACAA GCTTCCTGACAATGTCACCTTTGAGGAAGGGGCCCTGATTGAGCCACTGTCTGTGGGCATCCATGCCTGCCGGCGAGCTGGAGTCAGCCTGGGGAACAAGATCTTTGTGTGTGGAGCTG ATGTCTCCCATTTTCTGGTTTATTTAGGGCCAATAGGATTGGTCAGTTTGCTCGTGGCCAAGGCAATGGGTGCAGCTCAAGTCGTGGTGACtg ATCTGTCGGAGTCTCGGTTGTTGAAAGCCAAGGAAGTTGGGGCTGATTTTGTCCTCCAGATCTCCAAGGAGAGCCCTCAGGAAATTGCCAGTAAAGTGGAAGGCCTACTGGGGTGCAAGCCAGATGCCACCATCGAGTGCACAGGGGTGGAGGCCTCCATCCAGGCTGGCATCTAT TCCACTCGTTCTGGAGGGACCCTGGTGCTTGTGGGTCTGGGCTCTGAGATGACCAGTGTGCCCCTAGTGCACGCAGCCACCAGAGAGGTGGATATCAAGGGCGTGTTTCGATACTGCAACAC GTGGCCAATAGCAATTTCAATGCTTGCATCCAAGTCGGTGAATGTAAAGCCCTTGGTCACCCATCGATTTCCTCTGGAGAAAGCTCTGGAGGCTTTCGAAACATCCAAAAAGGGATTGGGGTTGAAAGTCATGCTCAAGTGTGACCCCAACGACCAGAATCCGTGA
- the SORD gene encoding sorbitol dehydrogenase isoform X2: MAAAKAENLSVVVHGPGDLRLENYPIPEPGPNEVLLKMHSVGICGSDVHYWQHGRIGHFVVKKPMVLGHEASGTVVKVGSLVKHLQPGDRVAIEPGAPREPDEFCKIGRYNLSPTIFFCATPPDDGNLCRFYKHNANFCYKLPDNVTFEEGALIEPLSVGIHACRRAGVSLGNKIFVCGAGPIGLVSLLVAKAMGAAQVVVTDLSESRLLKAKEVGADFVLQISKESPQEIASKVEGLLGCKPDATIECTGVEASIQAGIYSTRSGGTLVLVGLGSEMTSVPLVHAATREVDIKGVFRYCNTWPIAISMLASKSVNVKPLVTHRFPLEKALEAFETSKKGLGLKVMLKCDPNDQNP; the protein is encoded by the exons gaGAACTATCCTATCCCTGAACCAGGCCCAAATG aGGTGCTGCTGAAGATGCATTCTGTTGGAATCTGTGGCTCAGATGTCCACTACTGGCAGCATGGTCGAATTGGACATTTTGTTGTGAAAAAGCCAATGGTGCTGGGACATGAAGCTTCAGGAACAGTCGTAAAAGTGGGATCATTGGTCAAGCACCTACAACCAG GTGACCGTGTTGCCATTGAGCCTGGTGCTCCCCGAGAACCTGATGAATTCTGCAAGATTGGCCGATACAATCTGTCGCCAACCATCTTCTTCTGTGCCACGCCCCCTGATGACGGGAACCTCTGTCGGTTCTACAAGCACAATGCCAACTTTTGCTACAA GCTTCCTGACAATGTCACCTTTGAGGAAGGGGCCCTGATTGAGCCACTGTCTGTGGGCATCCATGCCTGCCGGCGAGCTGGAGTCAGCCTGGGGAACAAGATCTTTGTGTGTGGAGCTG GGCCAATAGGATTGGTCAGTTTGCTCGTGGCCAAGGCAATGGGTGCAGCTCAAGTCGTGGTGACtg ATCTGTCGGAGTCTCGGTTGTTGAAAGCCAAGGAAGTTGGGGCTGATTTTGTCCTCCAGATCTCCAAGGAGAGCCCTCAGGAAATTGCCAGTAAAGTGGAAGGCCTACTGGGGTGCAAGCCAGATGCCACCATCGAGTGCACAGGGGTGGAGGCCTCCATCCAGGCTGGCATCTAT TCCACTCGTTCTGGAGGGACCCTGGTGCTTGTGGGTCTGGGCTCTGAGATGACCAGTGTGCCCCTAGTGCACGCAGCCACCAGAGAGGTGGATATCAAGGGCGTGTTTCGATACTGCAACAC GTGGCCAATAGCAATTTCAATGCTTGCATCCAAGTCGGTGAATGTAAAGCCCTTGGTCACCCATCGATTTCCTCTGGAGAAAGCTCTGGAGGCTTTCGAAACATCCAAAAAGGGATTGGGGTTGAAAGTCATGCTCAAGTGTGACCCCAACGACCAGAATCCGTGA
- the SORD gene encoding sorbitol dehydrogenase isoform X3 translates to MHSVGICGSDVHYWQHGRIGHFVVKKPMVLGHEASGTVVKVGSLVKHLQPGDRVAIEPGAPREPDEFCKIGRYNLSPTIFFCATPPDDGNLCRFYKHNANFCYKLPDNVTFEEGALIEPLSVGIHACRRAGVSLGNKIFVCGADVSHFLVYLGPIGLVSLLVAKAMGAAQVVVTDLSESRLLKAKEVGADFVLQISKESPQEIASKVEGLLGCKPDATIECTGVEASIQAGIYSTRSGGTLVLVGLGSEMTSVPLVHAATREVDIKGVFRYCNTWPIAISMLASKSVNVKPLVTHRFPLEKALEAFETSKKGLGLKVMLKCDPNDQNP, encoded by the exons ATGCATTCTGTTGGAATCTGTGGCTCAGATGTCCACTACTGGCAGCATGGTCGAATTGGACATTTTGTTGTGAAAAAGCCAATGGTGCTGGGACATGAAGCTTCAGGAACAGTCGTAAAAGTGGGATCATTGGTCAAGCACCTACAACCAG GTGACCGTGTTGCCATTGAGCCTGGTGCTCCCCGAGAACCTGATGAATTCTGCAAGATTGGCCGATACAATCTGTCGCCAACCATCTTCTTCTGTGCCACGCCCCCTGATGACGGGAACCTCTGTCGGTTCTACAAGCACAATGCCAACTTTTGCTACAA GCTTCCTGACAATGTCACCTTTGAGGAAGGGGCCCTGATTGAGCCACTGTCTGTGGGCATCCATGCCTGCCGGCGAGCTGGAGTCAGCCTGGGGAACAAGATCTTTGTGTGTGGAGCTG ATGTCTCCCATTTTCTGGTTTATTTAGGGCCAATAGGATTGGTCAGTTTGCTCGTGGCCAAGGCAATGGGTGCAGCTCAAGTCGTGGTGACtg ATCTGTCGGAGTCTCGGTTGTTGAAAGCCAAGGAAGTTGGGGCTGATTTTGTCCTCCAGATCTCCAAGGAGAGCCCTCAGGAAATTGCCAGTAAAGTGGAAGGCCTACTGGGGTGCAAGCCAGATGCCACCATCGAGTGCACAGGGGTGGAGGCCTCCATCCAGGCTGGCATCTAT TCCACTCGTTCTGGAGGGACCCTGGTGCTTGTGGGTCTGGGCTCTGAGATGACCAGTGTGCCCCTAGTGCACGCAGCCACCAGAGAGGTGGATATCAAGGGCGTGTTTCGATACTGCAACAC GTGGCCAATAGCAATTTCAATGCTTGCATCCAAGTCGGTGAATGTAAAGCCCTTGGTCACCCATCGATTTCCTCTGGAGAAAGCTCTGGAGGCTTTCGAAACATCCAAAAAGGGATTGGGGTTGAAAGTCATGCTCAAGTGTGACCCCAACGACCAGAATCCGTGA